Proteins found in one Takifugu rubripes chromosome 15, fTakRub1.2, whole genome shotgun sequence genomic segment:
- the LOC101079333 gene encoding peripheral-type benzodiazepine receptor-associated protein 1-like isoform X7: MDNPLALFSKNLCQGQAASERELERLHADLNAENNWTQQGFVHLSAELRRLREKAEYEHQRAVKELAARQKCQKDRVFQSCSHEVAADSAGYWSLCLCGSKTYAKLEQLLEILNKKIAGEQPVYKLYNMQGFELEKAIFLCHLLKANRILLQERRRVGRSIHNVTSFSRKLQHKESLNSCLTGLLQTCSRGHLQRLHSGSHLPKKQSNHNQQEWPVGEDPCLPATALDTCWISSLKICHPPNVPHAGWSNQPPNCTELHRSEEFPSPRCTDRNMEWAEGVMHDLCSRLEQPEPPSAPTGMGSYQEDEAVQHLQQELKKSEDDKQRGISDVDGAATNTSALLLGKQHHCLYANLNGFEMEDKQKNGTEYGFLVCQNDELLRALDELERTCTTLREENGLLRKSCAPEMEEKVKRLRRKNTELAVLAKRLEERARKLQEANLKVVNSPSLMKPGSVEQYKRAFARQRARDLAQHADTLLSKDKEIGALQQQCRELEAQVGTRMGSSVSSGRVEFERLLRESQREVLRLQRQLSVTSSRQQESHSPNPDQLHTCGVAEVEGDEKVTGKPPVVVLDEAPSKCEKTPGEEEESREQVTPHPGLSPVPFPQEQQREEHHLKSVESELSSKRKECENLEHEVKKRQKRCLDLESQLKDECSKNEQLEEQTDLLRTKAELLDQTQTENEELREDLSKVTAQHNSVLEENERLRAKLENLEQVLKHMREVAERRQQLELEHEQALAILKFKQDEIKRLQRAQLFAKREHEGVVQMLESTLDCMQSKVRDLEEKCRIQSEQFGLLSQELENFRLQASKVDLTGSILLNNPSFSVLTNGVGLTTERAFWSLEGGDTLSCPEDVAAALRMGATPHAAGLSRLERSPVTKHRDLPTISISKPGSTSSKSETKNVSLHKSSSTHEGDTASEVEELDVDIAPAPYTPSRGAAKLQVFIARYSYNPYDGPNDNPELELPLTAGEYIYVYGDMDDDGFYEGELMDGRRGLVPSNFVERVSDDDVMNAHPGTGDMSHNSLLDSSLHSASHQHHLQMGASASERTEASAASGPTSAPLDSASALAVLAPLTNGLDLDLEEVGVDTVPYPRKLTLIKQLAKSIIIGWDPPLVPAGWGNVWSYNVYIDQELRLNVPFGSQTKAVLERLDINLKTYRVSVQSLTEKGLSEQLRCSFLVGRDVCVAPTQLRVEKITATSANVTWLPSNSNYVHIVSLNDEECELVKAGCYSLCLNNLLPSLQYTVKVEARPHRTPWELPVEKREHRSATVTFTTLMAGPPDAPLDVQLEHGPSPGIAVISWLPVTIDAGGTSNGVRVTGYTIYADKRKVLEVSSPTAGSALLGPSQIQSLHAAQELTVRTMSAHGESCDSFPVSVRSKLATITAGPPVVPPVASSSIGSNKLPMPSSNGNATAKLSMLPCSLPSDIQTCGLTVEPAVNHPHALHSENLHSSASYVKAWANPSSSAILAVCEATLPVSVTLPITSAPLPAIVPAAAPEPSASLTQSSVTPSAAVLEQSRDTDSPGTICPFPSITEFIEDPCAKLGTPEPILTPPKAPTFDLLNLQDTNLLGPPPTLSLESEVDEEIQSTRLVSIEEFLRQDQEPYARTQQTYSRAHMEPLSDYHADNSRSDLSDILEEEEEGDLYSDHLSEKQGRGYTVGANRTPRSGLADRDEEVMEKILTLPPQVCSNKQLFSIPEVTEEEDSSLEEYLSHQSQSHSRPRDLEHLLYTPQHYPNHHTNCPPQNPQFNRDPRSLTKEPSLTHKRILVRPKIQHRVHYTDMVDTLNFTEEEDMSLYEGPTSRRVSPCCPPQPNRNSKERVLIRGLGDRLRREAMLRSQMAVTAATNPGYGLTLPRPCPVSKTVKSSIIRGVEIDVEYGTDDNEEPVECGPREVVVDHMSSEWWGEGAEKEHCTSPQRRVQKADPLDLSQIHPAEAGPSWGTEAAFTSKPLCSQARQLGGGVKSPKIRIFVALFSYEPATMSPNPDAAEEELPFSEGQIIKVHGEKDPDGFYRGECCGHLGFVPCNMVSEIQVEDEEMRQQLLQQGFLSMSASMDKIGTRTHAQTPRRPVPPPKPRRSKKVESAALWEESVDSSSQDPSQFATNPTTSRNPASGASRMVAIFDYDPRESSPNTDIEAELTFSAGDVIQVFGDMDEDGFFYGDLNGHKGLVPSNFLQALPEDLPAEQVSAQPAPEPKRESQTTSSELQDLGFPALEETLPSQVESNKQTDPEAEVEIPTLDALIDPGPGASLAVCSLSPSPRLTQTDCSSQGKKKRSFFSKGKKLLRKLGSSKKD, encoded by the exons ATGGATAACCCTCTGGCACTATTCTCCAAAAACCTATGCCAGGGCCAGGCAGCCAGTGAacgagagctggagaggctgcacGCTGATTTGAATGCAGAGAACAATTGGACACAGCAGGGCTTTGTCCACCTCTCTGCGGAGCTCAGACGACTGCGAGAAAAGGCAGAGTATGAACACCAGAGAGCTGTAAAGGAGCTGGCAGCCAGGCAAAAGTGCCAGAAGGACAGGGTTTTTCAGAGTTGCTCACATGAGGTGGCTGCAGACTCTGCAGGTTACTGGTCATTGTGCTTGTGTGGTAGCAAGACATATGCAAAGCTGGAACAGTTGCTGGAGATACTCAATAAGAAGATAGCTGGTGAGCAGCCAGTCTATAAACTTTATAACATGCAGGGATTTGAACTGGAAAAAGCAATATTTCTCTGCCACCTGCTCAAAGCCAATAGAATATTATTACAGGAAAGACGGAGAGTGGGGCGCTCCATCCACAATGTGACAAGTTTCTCAAGAAAGCTGCAACACAAAGAGAGCCTCAACTCCTGTCTGACAGGGCTGCTACAAACCTGCTCCAGGGGCCATCTGCAGAGACTTCACAGTGGTTCACACTTGCCAAAGAAGCAAAGCAATCACAATCAGCAGGAGTGGCCTGTAGGCGAGGACCCCTGCCTTCCTGCCACAGCCTTGGACACCTGTTGGATTAGCTCTCTAAAAATTTGTCACCCACCAAACGTCCCCCATGCTGGCTGGAGCAACCAGCCTCCCAACTGCACCGAGCTCCACAGGTCAGAAGAATTCCCTTCCCCCAGatgcacagacagaaacatggag TGGGCAGAA GGAGTGATGCATGACCTGTGCAGTCGGCTTGAGCAGCCTGAGCCTCCATCTGCACCCACTGGCATGGGGAGCTATCAAGAGGACGAAGCTGTccagcatctgcagcaggaactAAAGAAGTCTGAAGATGACAAGCAGCGGGGGATCTCTGATGTGGATGGTGCAGCCACAAACACGTCAGCATTACTATTAGGAAAACAACACCACTGTCTTTATGCGAACCTGAATGGATTTGAAATGGAGGACAAACAGAAA AATGGCACTGAATATGGGTTCCTTGTGTGTCAGAACGATGAACTCCTTCGAGCCCTTGATGAGCTGGAGAGAACGTGTACCACACTAAGAGAGGAGAATGGCCTGCTG CGGAAGAGCTGTGCaccagagatggaggagaaggtcaAGCGGCTCAGAAGGAAGAACACCGAGCTGGCTGTTCTTGCTAAAAGACTGGAAGAGAGGGCACGTAAACTGCAGGAGGCCAACCTCAAAGTG GTAAATTCCCCCTCTCTAATGAAACCTGGGTCAGTTGAACAATACAAGAGGGCGTTTGCCCGTCAACGAGCTCGTGACCTCGCGCAACACGCTGATACACTGCTGTCGAAGGACAAAGAGATTGGTGCCCTGCAACAGCAGTGCAGGGAGCTGGAGGCACAAGTGGGCACCAGAATG GGCTCTTCTGTTTCATCTGGCAGAGTGGAATTTGAGAGGCTTCTCAGAGAGTCTCAGAGGGAGGTGCTACGACTCCAGAGACAACTGTCGGTCACATCATCCAGGCAGCAGGAAAGCCATAGTCCCAACCCTGATCAACTACACACATGTGGGGTAGCTGAGGTGGAGGGAGATGAGAAG GTTACGGGAAAACCCCCGGTAGTGGTATTAGATGAAGCTCCATCCAAGTGTGAGAAGActcctggagaggaggaggagtcgaGGGAGCAAGTGACGCCCCACCCTGGCCTTAGCCCAGTACCATTCCCACAGGAGCAGCAAAGAGAGGAGCACCATCTGAAGTCTGTG GAAAGTGAGCTAAGCAGCAAGAGAAAAGAATGTGAAAACCTTGAGCATGAAGTAAAGAAGCGACAAAAGCGATGTCTGGATTTA GAGAGCCAGCTCAAGGATGAGTGCAGCAAAAATGAGCAACTAGAGGAGCAGACAGATCTCCTCAGGACGAAGGCAGAGCTGCTCGACCAG acTCAGACTGAGAATGAGGAGCTGAGGGAAGATCTCTCTAAAGTGACCGCTCAACACAATTCAGTTCTCGAGGAGAACGAGAGACTCCGTGCCAAACTGGAGAACCTAGAGCAGGTCCTTAAG CATATGCGAGAGGTCGCCGAGCGAAGGCAGCAGCTTGAACTGGAACATGAGCAGGCATTGGCTATCCTTAAATTCAAACAGGATGAAATCAAACGGTTACAGCGG GCCCAGTTATTTGCTAAGAGGGAGCATGAGGGAGTGGTGCAGATGTTGGAG AGTACACTGGACTGCATGCAG TCAAAAGTACGAGATCTTGAGGAGAAGTGTCGCATCCAGAGCGAACAGTTTGGCCTGCTGTCTCAAGAGCTGGAGAACTTCCGCCTGCAGGCCTCCAAGGTGGATCTCACTGGTTCTATCCTCCTCAACAACCCCAGCTTCTCTGTTTTAACCAATGGAGTTGGGCTGACTACTGAAAGGG CCTTCTGGAGCCTTGAGGGAGGTGACACTCTCTCCTGTCCTGAGG atgtggctgctgctctgcggATGGGAGCAACACCCCATGCTGCAGGCCTGTCTAGGTTGGAGCGCTCACCAGTTACCAAGCACCGTGATCTGCCCACCATCAGCATCAGCAAGCCAGGCTCCACCTCCAGCAAGTCAGAGACTAAAAATGTCAGTCTGCACAAATCAAGTTCCACACATGAG GGGGACACTGCCAGTGAAGTCGAGGAGCTGGATGTTGACATAGCTCCAGCACCTTATACACCCAGCAGAGGGGCAGCCAAACTCCAGGTCTTCATTGCACGATACAG CTACAACCCATATGATGGTCCCAATGACAACCCTGAATTGGAGCTACCTCTCACTGCTGGAGAGTATATCTATGTGTATGGAGATATGGATGATGATGGCTTCTATGAAG GAGAGCTGATGGATGGACGCAGAGGGCTGGTACCATCTAACTTTGTGGAACGTGTATcagatgatgatgtgatgaatgCTCACCCAGGAACAGGAGACATGTCCCATAACTCCTTGCTTGACAGCAGCCTGCATAGTGCCAGCCACCAGCATCACCTCCAAATGGGCGCCAGTGCCTCAGAAAGGACAGAGGCCTCAGCTGCCTCTGGCCCCACCTCAGCCCCCTTAGATTCAGCATCAGCCTTGGCTGTCCTGGCCCCCCTCACCAACGGCCTGGACTTGGATTTAGAGGAGGTGGGAGTGGACACCGTGCCTTACCCACGTAAGCTCACCCTCATCAAGCAGCTTGCCAAGAGCATCATCATTGGCTGGGACCCTCCGTTGGTGCCTGCTGGGTGGGGCAATGTGTGGAGCTATAACGTTTATATAGACCAGGAACTGCGGCTCAATGTGCCCTTCGGTTCCCAGACCAAAGCTGTGCTGGAGCGGTTAGACATAAACCTCAAGACCTACCGTGTCTCAGTACAGAGCTTGACAGAAAAGGGCCTCTCAGAACAGTTGCGCTGCAGTTTCCTGGTTGGTCGGGATGTTTGTGTGGCACCCACACAACTACGAGTGGAGAAGATCACTGCCACATCTGCAAATGTGACTTGGCTGCCCAGCAACAGCAACTATGTGCACATTGTGTCCTTGAATGATGAGGAGTGTGAACTGGTAAAAGCTGGCTGCTATTCACTGTGCCTCAATAACCTTTTGCCCAGCCTGCAATACACAGTCAAAGTAGAGGCACGTCCACACCGCACACCATGGGAGTTACCCGTGGAGAAGCGTGAACACAGAAGTGCTACAGTTACCTTCACTACACTAATGGCAG GTCCTCCCGATGCTCCTCTGGATGTACAGCTGGAGCATGGTCCCTCTCCTGGGATTGCTGTCATCAGTTGGTTGCCAGTCACGATAGATGCTGGTGGGACCTCCAATGGAGTCCGTGTCACTGGATACACCATCTATGCGGACAAGAGAAAG GTGCTGGAAGTGTCTTCCCCAACCGCTGGCAGTGCCCTCCTGGGGCCCTCTCAGATCCAGTCCCTGCATGCAGCTCAAGAACTGACTGTCCGAACAATGTCTGCCCATGGGGAGTCTTGTGACTCTTTTCCAGTTAGTGTTAGGTCCAAGCTAGCTACCATCACGGCAGGTCCACCTGTTGTGCCACCCGTAGCCAGCTCCTCCATAGGTTCCAATAAACTGCCCATGCCATCATCCAATGGAAACGCCACTGCCAAATTGTCCATGCTGCCCTGCTCCTTGCCATCAGACATACAGACCtgtggcctcacagttgagcctgCTGTCAACCATCCTCATGCTCTCCACTCAGAAAATCTTCACTCATCTGCCTCATATGTGAAGGCCTGGGCCAACCCCTCATCCTCTGCTATCTTGGCTGTATGCGAAGCCACATTACCG GTTAGTGTGACCTTGCCTATCACCTCAGCACCTCTTCCAGCCATTGTTCccgcagcagcaccagaaccttCAGCATCTCTTACACAGTCATCAGTtacaccatcagcagcagtgtTGGAGCaaagcagagacacagacagccCTGGAACCATATGCCCTTTCCCATCTATTACAGAGTTCATAGAGGACCCCTGTGCCAAACTTGGGACACCTGAGCCCATCCTTACCCCACCTAAGGCCCCAACCTTCGACCTCCTTAACCTGCAGGACACAAACCTCCTCGGACCACCCCCCACTTTATCACTGGAGTCAGAAGTGGATGAGGAGATACAGAGCACCCGCTTGGTATCCATTGAGGAATTCTTAAGACAGGACCAAGAACCTTACGCTAGAACACAGCAG ACGTACAGCAGAGCACATATGGAGCCACTTAGTGACTATCATGCTGACAACAGCCGTTCAGATCTATCggacatcctggaggaggaggaggagggagacctTTATTCCGACCACCTTAGCGAAAAACAGGGCAGGGGTTACACAGTTGGAGCTAACAGG ACACCAAGGTCAGGTCTTGCAGACAGGGATGAGGAGGTAATGGAGAAGATCCTTACTTTACCTCCTCAAGTGTGCTCCAACAAGCAGCTGTTTAGTATTCCTGAGGTGACCGAGGAGGAGGATAGCAGTCTGGAAGAATATTTATCACACCAAAGCCAGTCTCATTCTAGACCCAGAGATTTAGAACACCTTCTCTACACCCCCCAGCATTACCCCAACCATCACACAAACTGTCCACCACAAAATCCCCAGTTCAACAGAGATCCCAGATCTCTAACCAAAGAgccttcactcacacacaaacggATACTAGTCAGGCCTAAGATACAGCACAGGGTACACTATACAGACATGGTGGACACCCTTAACTTTACTGAAGAAGAAGACATGAGTTTATATGAGGGTCCCACCAGTAGACGGGTTTCACCTTGCTGTCCTCCACAGCCAAACCGTAACAGCAAAGAGAGAGTACTAATCAGAGGGTTAGGGGATCGCCTTAGGAGGGAGGCCATGCTAAGGAGCCAGATGGCCGTCACTGCAGCAACCAACCCCGGTTATGGTCTTACCCTGCCAAGACCCTGCCCGGtcagtaaaacagtaaaatcatCCATCATTCGCGGGGTGGAGATTGATGTGGAGTATGGCACTGACGACAACGAGGAACCGGTGGAGTGTGGTCCTAGGGAGGTTGTGGTGGACCACATGAGCTCTGAGTGGTGGGGAGAGGGGGCTGAAAAGGAACACTGCACCTCCCCTCAGCGCCGAGTGCAGAAGGCCGATCCTCTG GATCTCAGCCAGATTCATCCAGCTGAGGCAGGTCCATCATGGGGAACCGAGGCTGCTTTTACATCTAAACCACTGTGCTCGCAGGCCAGGCAACTCGGAG GTGGTGTTAAGTCCCCAAAGATCCGCATCTTTGTGGCCCTTTTCTCTTATGAGCCTGCCACCATGTCACCCAAtcctgatgctgctgaggaAGAGTTGCCATTCTCTGAAGGACAGATCATTAAA GTTCACGGAGAGAAAGATCCAGATGGCTTTTACAGAGGAGAGTGTTGTGGTCACCTTGGCTTTGTGCCATGCAACATGGTGTCTGAGATccaggtggaggatgaggagatgcggcagcagctgctgcaacagGGCTTTTTGTCCATGTCAGCATCCATGGACAAAATTG GCActcgcacacatgcacagacccCACGTCGCCCTGTTCCACCACCGAAACCGAGACGTTCCAAGAAAG TGGAGTCTGCTGCACTCTGGGAGGAGAGTGTAGACTCCTCCAGCCAAG ACCCAAGTCAATTTGCCACCAACCCCACTACTAGTCGCAACCCAGCTTCAGGAGCCAGCAGGATGGTCGCCATCTTTGACTACGATCCCCGCGAGAGTTCTCCCAACACTGACATAGAG GCGGAGCTGACCTTCAGTGCTGGAGATGTGATTCAAGTGTTTGGGGACATGGATGAAGATGGCTTCTTTTAC GGAGACTTAAATGGACACAAAGGTTTAGTACCTTCTAATTTCTTGCAAGCCCTCCCGGAGGACCTTCCTGCAGAACAGGTCTCTGCTCAGCCTGCACCAGAACCCAAGAGAGAATCACAG ACAACTTCTTCAGAGCTCCAGGATCTTGGATTTCCAGCCCTTGAAGAGACTTTGCCCTCACAAGTAGAGTCAAACAAGCAGACAGATCCTGAGGCCGAAGTGGAAATCCCCACATTAGATGCACTAATAGATCCTGGTCCTGGTGCAAGTCTTGCAGTCTGCTctttgtctccctcccctcgcctcacacagacagactgCTCTTCACAAGGcaagaaaaagagaagcttCTTCTCTAAAGGCAAGAAACTGTTGAGAAAGCTGGGATCCAGCAAGAAGGACTGA